A stretch of Caenorhabditis elegans chromosome IV DNA encodes these proteins:
- the F08A7.1 gene encoding Small integral membrane protein (Confirmed by transcript evidence), whose translation MILCFCTCCCCNTIEKTKRSNKLES comes from the coding sequence ATGATCTTGTGTTTTTGTACATGTTGTTGTTGCAATACCATAGAAAAAACAAAGCGTAGTAATAAACTTGAAtcttaa
- the F11E6.11 gene encoding Efflux RND transporter permease subunit (Confirmed by transcript evidence), whose translation MYFWIKNATLSNSTHTNKLKSPVESGAYTTEKQNKHNYYFTLFICLLLTPLSFYFVVAGISKSLDCQAEPNLLFWMILAGVGILSDVVITFINLHRKIKYSQDIEKDIEQTTKIKEEKTALLSIFQKSIRLSMFGLSIIGFFRSFSVFFNGSIMPDCSYLVIWPTFVLSFLILLLSIFVIIYYSCIACCTILDRFDENYKH comes from the exons ATGTACTTCTGGATAAAGAATGCAACACTTTCAAATTCAACTCATACaaacaaattaaaatctcCTGTGGAGTCAGGAGCTTACACGACGGAAAAGCAGAACAAACATAACTATT acttcACTCTTTTCATTTGCCTTTTGCTGACACCATTgtctttttattttgttgtggccggcatttcaaaatctttggACTGTCAAGCAGAACCTAACCTCCTATTTTGGATGATTCTCGCTGGTGTTGGTATTCTTTCAGACGTGGTGATCACTTTTATTAACCTCCACAGAAAAATCAAGTATTCTCAAGACATTGAAAAGGATATCgaacaaactacaaaaattaaagaagaaaaaacagcTCTTTTGTCAATCTTTCAGAAGTCAATAAGATTATCAATGTTTGGACT atcaataatcggtttttttcggagtttttcggtgttttttaaTGGAAGTATAATGCCCGATTGCTCTTATTTAGTAATATGGCCTACATTTGTTTTgtcatttctcattttattgctctcaatttttgtgattatttATTATTCTTGTATTGCGTGTTGCACAATTTTAGATcgttttgatgaaaattataaGCATTGA
- the F11E6.11 gene encoding DUF2721 domain-containing protein (Confirmed by transcript evidence) has protein sequence MILAGVGILSDVVITFINLHRKIKYSQDIEKDIEQTTKIKEEKTALLSIFQKSIRLSMFGLSIIGFFRSFSVFFNGSIMPDCSYLVIWPTFVLSFLILLLSIFVIIYYSCIACCTILDRFDENYKH, from the exons ATGATTCTCGCTGGTGTTGGTATTCTTTCAGACGTGGTGATCACTTTTATTAACCTCCACAGAAAAATCAAGTATTCTCAAGACATTGAAAAGGATATCgaacaaactacaaaaattaaagaagaaaaaacagcTCTTTTGTCAATCTTTCAGAAGTCAATAAGATTATCAATGTTTGGACT atcaataatcggtttttttcggagtttttcggtgttttttaaTGGAAGTATAATGCCCGATTGCTCTTATTTAGTAATATGGCCTACATTTGTTTTgtcatttctcattttattgctctcaatttttgtgattatttATTATTCTTGTATTGCGTGTTGCACAATTTTAGATcgttttgatgaaaattataaGCATTGA